A segment of the Delphinus delphis chromosome 20, mDelDel1.2, whole genome shotgun sequence genome:
GTTGTAAATTGGCCACAGGCATTCATAGGAGCGTTCGTGAGCCCACAGCTGCAGGTCCACCCCTGATACAAAGCAAGAGGGGGGTCAGGTCCCTGAATCCAGGAGAGATGGGGCGTGGGGTCTGGGGCTGGGGAGTCCCCTGGGGTCACTCACCGTATTTATAGAAAAGATCCTCCAACTCATAGAACTTGCCAAGGAGGCCTCTGCGAACCTGGGCCGGATGAGCAAGGAGGTGAGGGCTGACTCGGGCCAACCCCCCAACCTGGATTTCAGCACCTTTTCCCCAGGGAGGGGGTCCTCACCTTGCTTTCATGCCAGGTGCAGTCATCCCAATCAGCACTGGAACAGTACATGGGCCGGTGACCCATGGTAATGATCCAGGGCGGGGCTGCTGGGTTCTTATTGGCTTTCTGCAGAGAAGGGCGCAGTGTGAGGGGCAGGGGTTGCAGGAGGGGGAGGCGAGGCAGGTCCAACGGGGACATCCACAGGTTACCTGGAGGTCGCTCTCCAGCCAGCGAAACTGTCTCTCTACCAGGTGGCGCCGTAATGGAGAAAGAAATATACCTCGGTGGAGAAGGAAATGATGTGTACCGGGCCCAGATCCCAGCTGGAAGGGTCAAAGGGCAGGGGTCAAATATGGGGTCTCTCCTGCATCTCCCATCCTTCAGGGGAGGGAGGCCAGTCCCCCAGCTTCCCTCAGGTTACCGGTACCACAGGCCTTCACTGTCCCCTGGCATGACGAAGCGAGCTTTGTAGTTGGAGAAGTTGCTGGATAAAAGGAAGTAAAACGGTGGGGAGAAGGTCTGGgtgcccccgcccacccccacctcccactgtCAGGCCAggcctggctcccagcccagccctcatCTCCTTTCCTCTCACTTCCACAAATGAGCTGCTGCAGTACGAGAGACTAAGGTGAGACACTAGGAAGGACTTTTCTTTGGCCAGGCCCTTGCCCACCCTGAGCCCTCAGGCCTCACTAGCGGTCTTCGTGATTCCCAGGACACGCATGTATGGAAGGCTGGCGGCCACAGGTTCGAGATTCATGAACTTGTCCCTGACGTGAGCGTTGCCCTGATTCATGTTGTAAAAAAAGTCTCctggggggtggaggagagaatGAGGACCCAGACCTGGCTCTGCTTTCTCCAGATTTGAGAGACCTGGTTGGTCACGTGCGGGCTGTGCAAGTCCCGGTCGCCCCCACTGTGAGGCGTCCTGATTCTccgatccctacctcacacccaCCCACATGTGCGCTTGGAACCATTTCCTGAGCCTCTGGTCCCCGAGGGCCCCTGCAGGACCTTGCCGGTCTCCTGTGCTCTGAGCACACCAGCCGCCATCTCACCCCTTCTCAGAGTAATAACAACGTTAAGACTGACATAGTCTgggaaattccctggtgatccagtggtttaagactcggtgcttccactgcagggggcacaagttcaatacctggtcagggaactaagatcctgcatgcccctcGGAGgggccaaaataaacaaataaaaaaatatataagggtgaattaaaaaaaaaaagactgacataGTCTAGTCAGGTACCAGGCACATTTTCAGATGCTTTACATGCTCGATCACCTGAATCTTCAAAACACCCTCTGAGGTGGATGTTATTATCATCCCcgtttcagatggggaaactgaggcccggagggGTTAAGTGCTCGtttaaggtcacagagctggttagTGAGGATCCAGGAATCGAAccctgggagcctgattccagaGTCTACTATGGCTTTGAACTATATCGGCCCCAATCTCCATCTCCCATCTGGTTCCCGTCCTCTCAAATCACAACAGAAATGATCATGACAACAAACACTTATGTAGCACTTACAACAGGACAGGCAATATCGACTTATTTAGTCATCACAAGAGCCCTGTGAATTCTAACCTAGTCTTAGCCCTTAGAACAATaatacagaggagaaaaccaaCGCACATAGCTCGAAGCGTCAAGACTGATTTTAACCTGGGCAGCCTGGTTGACCACAGCACCGTCTCTGTGGCCAGTCTCATCCCCCAGCCTGCAGAGCCACGCTAGCCCCGGCCCAGGTCCCCTCCGCGGTCCTGGCGTTGCCTCCCACCCAAGCTTCCCCTCCCCGACCCCAAACCTCCAGGCGCACCCTGGCTGATGCCTCACCCACATGAAGAACAGTGTCGTACCTGCCCTGCTGGGTGTCACTGCACAGTCAGGGTAGGGCCCTAGGATTGTCAGTCCCTATGTCCCCAAACACAGCCAGACAGGGGCTCCAGTGGGGCCCAGTCTTCAGGGCCCTGAAGAGGAACCGACGGCTCCAGCCCTGAGTACTGCCGCAGCAGTAAACTGAGGGGAAAGGAAAAGGTCACAGTcggctggggagtggggtggggggcaccccAGGATGTCTCCTTCACCCCCATCCGTCTTCAACTGGTGTGGGGATTGAATGGGTCTGCCCTATGCCCCTTCTGTCCACCTCACCCCAGGTCCCCAGCCTTCCATTTTCATCCCAGGGTCTTATACAATAGGCTTGCAGGTAAGCAGAAGGGGTACCAGCCCACCTGAGCCACCCGCCAATAGCAGCTTCTAGCCCACGTCCCACTCCTCTTCCCATTGCCCCCTCAACACCTGGGCCCAGGGTCCCTCTCACCATACTGGACCCTGGGCAGCAGCCCCTGCAGTGTGATTCGGTCGGTGTATGTAGAGCTTCCGCCAGAGAATGCCCCCATCCATAGAGGGGCTGGAGGTGCCCTGAGCCCTGAGGGGCAGGGGCCCCCCCTAGCTGCAGCCCGAACAACTGCACTTCCGAGGGGGTTGGGACCCATGTGGTCCAAGTTACAGTCATGCAGCCTGTCTcacctggagagaaaggaaatgggGGTCGGGCAGTGAggcctgggcaggggtggggagggatgtgaGGAGCGTGAGGGGCAATAACGAGAGACTGAGGGGCTCTTGAACATTTAGTAGTTAAGATCACAGGTTCTGCAGCTTTCCAAGTTCAATCCCCGCTCCACCATTTCCAAGCTGTGCtttccttgggcaagtcacttcacctctctgagcctcagtttccttctcaataaaatggaataataatagtatcttccCTATAGGGTTCTGTGAGGCTTAGATGAATAAGTAAAAGTAAAgtaatatgtatagctgattcactttgttataaagcagaaactaacacaccattgtaaagcaattatactccaataaagatgtaaaaaaataaaagtaaagtacTTGAAACAGTGCCTAGTACAGTCAGGGTtacatgagtgaatgaatattattattaatatcgtTGCTGGGTGCAGGCCTGTTCCGCGTATTTTACACATGACATAGTTTAGGGGTTGTCAACTCAGATGTCTAGAGGCCAGCTAGGTAATACACATGGGGACAAGGGCCAGCTGTAAGGAGTAAGGCAGCAGGGAGACGTGGAGTATGTTGCAAAGCGTAGAGCCTGCCCTGCCTCAGAGAGGAGCCATCGTTCAGCTCTGGTACCACTCAATCTGTCAACTTCTAGAGCAAATCTTTAtacggtgttttttttttttttttttgcggtacgtgggcctctcactgttgtggcctctcccgttgcggagcacaggctccggacacgcaggctcagcggccatggctcacgcgcccagccgttccgcggcacgtgggatcctcccggactggggcacgaacccacgtcccctgcatcggcaggcggactctcaaccactgcgccaccagggaagccatataCGGTGGTTTTTATAGCCCAAAAGCATGTAAGAGTAGATATACAAACTTTTAAGTGATAGCTCCTAATTAATTCTTAAACGTCAGCAaatcaaggttttaaaaataccatGTGGTATAGGATGACGTTAAGAGCATGAGCGGGCTTCAtatttatacattcatatatatatagaaatataggtGTGTACGTATGCATATCAACATATCCGCATGTATTGTCAAGCCCTGTTTGTGAGAGGGCCTAGGAGCAGCGACGCCTCAGTAGCAGTGAGCACACCTAGTGCTCAGATCTTAGTTTCTAAATACCCATTCTCCAAtcaaaggaaccagggctccttggagaagtaGTTGATTCGAGAGATGGggtaggaaatatacaagatgagtctGGGATAATTGGTGGTGCCAGAAGGTGAGGCAGTGCTCAGGACACGATGGGAGTGGGGTTGTGGAAAGAACACAGAAGCCAAGCTGAAGGAGTTCTAAAAGACCAAGTCAGAGACAATTTGAGCCACAAAATAAATAGCAATGGTACTGAGTTTAATTCATGGGATAAAATAAATATCCGAGAGTCcataccaaataaataaataaccaaaacaaacaaacaaataaatagagggggcggggagggatagCCCTTCCTTACAGTAAAATTTCAATTagacagagagagggaattaGAAAGTTACAAAATCACAATTAGGCACACCCCATGCTAATAATTGTGGCAGACAAGATTTACcaatgaatgctaaaattagtgcACAAAAGTTTCAGGAGAAACCTGATTTCCAGCCTTAAGGAATCTTCCCCTAGATATTCATTACAAGGATATTTatacaaaggaaagaataaaagctttacagtggagaaacccagCAGGCACCATTTTAACCAAGCAATGAAGGTTCACATTACCAGTGACAGCAATAAGACATGTCAGTGTCATGAACACTCTGATACCATGCACTGAGAAGGGCACTACATCCCACTAGGACAGTCTTGCCAGAAAAATACGTAATTCAATACGTATTCCAATCGTGAGAAAATAGCAGATAACCCCCAAATGAGGACTGTtctataaaaaccaaacaaaatcagaaagacaacAGCTCAGTACTCCAAAATGTCAAGATGTTCACGTTAGGAGAAACTGGGTGAGGGGGATATAAGAACTCTGTAATATTTTTTGCAAAATTTCTGTTAAATCTAAAATTAGTACAaagtttacagttttaaaaacaaatatgacAGGCTTTtgagccagcctgcctgggttcaaattccaggcTATGTGACCTGCGGTCAGACTCTTCatgtctttgagcctcagtttactcttttgtaaaatggaaggAACAATAGTACTTACAGCTTAAGGTCCAATAAGAGGTTAAATGAGTCTTCCATCTGAATCGCTTGTAAGagtatatttgttattattatcattattgtgtAGGCCAAACAAAGGCCAGCTGTGATCTCACTGGGTTTTCACAGTgaaatgggttttatttttgttccattttacagaagccTCCAGGCAAAgtgccttgtccaaggtcacttagCCAGCAAATGCCAAAGCCAGTTCATTCGTGTGGTTTCAGATTCTCATTGCAACTAACCCTTAAGAAACTACCTTAAAAGTGTCAAGGACAcataaaagaataaggaaagactgaggaattgTCGCAGATAGGAGGAGTAATTAAGGAGACTTAAAGAGAGATAAACCAATGCCTCTCCTCACtatattccctttcttttttttttttttttttatggtacgcgggcctctcactgtcgtggcctctcccgttgcggagcacaggctccggatgcacaggctcagcggccatggctcacgggcccagctgctccgcaccatgtgggatcttcccagaccagggtacgaacccatgtcccctgcatcggcaggcggactctcaaccactgcgccaccagggaagccctc
Coding sequences within it:
- the ACP7 gene encoding LOW QUALITY PROTEIN: acid phosphatase type 7 (The sequence of the model RefSeq protein was modified relative to this genomic sequence to represent the inferred CDS: inserted 2 bases in 2 codons; deleted 2 bases in 2 codons; substituted 1 base at 1 genomic stop codon); the encoded protein is MSQRLQTHKIPLSHWCPETRMLGVGAPAGEPGTWGEPPGPAPGPQIDSPGLALPRQAGRQVLDGLETELEREGKGWGGGGWTLALPLSASPLPSTVCSPRPCWSCCCPLLCFSLGVQGSPKAPSAAPEQAHLSYPGETGCMTVTWTTWVPTPSEVQLFGLQLGGPLPLRAQGTSSPSMDGGILWRKLYIHRRITLQGLLPRVQYVYCCGSTQGWSRRFLFRALKTGPHWSPCLAVFGDIGTDNPRALPXLCSDTQQGRYDTVLHVGDFFYNMNQGNAHVRDKFMNLEPVAASLPYMXCPGNHEDRYNFSNYKARFVMPGDSEGLWYRWDLGPVHIISFSTEVYFFLHYGXHLVERQFRWLESDLQKANKNPAAPPWIITMGHRPMYCSSADWDDCTWHESKVRRGLLGKFYELEDLFYKYGVDLQLWAHERSYECLWPIYNYHVFNGSREMPNTHPCAPVHIITGSAGCEERLTPLTLFPRPWSTVRIKENGYTRLYNLSETHVHIQQVSDDQDGKIVDDVWVVRPLLGQMMYLWGWRQLSSGTLGLATLAGVPRPGRVSGRSSTPLPS